From the genome of Leptodactylus fuscus isolate aLepFus1 chromosome 1, aLepFus1.hap2, whole genome shotgun sequence, one region includes:
- the SUGP1 gene encoding SURP and G-patch domain-containing protein 1: MEGRKSAGIGGRRFASAPPKPAKTSSYIQYQEELIEKKKKEIEAKAQQQAKQSQQNIPVQGTASAVASSSTSNKFANDGSFLQQFLKLQKEKTGPENSTGSPSGSSSASQKKPLLIGKRHGPSESMLNQMKSFPRTKQTPKLNRSNVFKSPEEDDDDEEDYEQWLEIKISPPEDSETRKVVEQLARFVAEGGRELEKMAIEDYRDNPAFGFLHDQNSREFLYYRKKIAEFKQESQKRKTAPSKVPEDEETRMFAEKLARFVADGGPEVEAIALQNNRENPAFRFLYDTNGKGYQYYKMKVEEFRRAKQSSTDSHTVPDFKRKLVSEPSSAVSHPPTSSSTTSPPTQQQSTDQAAAKKKRKSRWGPEEDKVELPPVTVINEPPNTSLLTAQDLKGLGYENGKPVGLVGVTELSDAQKKQLKEQQEMQQMYDLIMKHKQAMQDVQLMWEKAVKQHQHEYDSDEEVDNDLGTWEHQLRQMEMDKTREWAEQLTEMGRGKHFIGDFLPPDELEKFMETFKALKEGREPDYSEYKEFKLTVENIGYQMLMKMGWKEGDGLGSEGQGIKNPVNKGSTTVDGAGFGIDRPAKLSKNDDEYEAFRKRMMLAYRFRPNPLNNPRRPYY; this comes from the exons CTCCGCAGTGGCATCCTCCTCCACATCAAATAAATTTGCAAACGATGGCAGCTTCTTACAACAGTTTCTGAAGTTACAGAAAGAAAAGACAGGCCCAG AAAATTCAACAGGGAGTCCTAGTGGCAGTTCATCAGCTTCTCAGAAGAAGCCTCTTCTAATTGGAAAGCGTCATGGGCCATCTGAGAGCATGCTCAATCAAATGAAGTCATTTCCTCGCACTAAGCAAACTCCTAAACTGAATCGCAGCAATGTCTTTAAGTCTCCTGAGGAGGATGACGATGACGAAGAGGACTATGAGCAGTGGTTAGAAATAAAAA TTTCACCCCCAGAGGACTCAGAAACACGCAAAGTGGTGGAGCAGTTGGCTCGATTTGTAGCTGAAGGGGGCAGAGAGCTGGAAAAAATGGCAATAGAAGATTACAGGGACAACCCTGCTTTTGG ATTTCTGCATGATCAGAACAGTCGTGAGTTCCTGTATTATCGTAAGAAGATAGCGGAATTTAAACAGGAAAGTCAAAAACGGAAAACTGCACCAAGCAAAG TCCCAGAAGATGAAGAAACGAGGATGTTTGCAGAGAAGTTGGCTAGATTTGTGGCGGATGGGGGTCCTGAGGTTGAAGCCATTGCTCTCCAAAATAACAGAGAAAATCCTGCTTTCAG GTTTTTATATGACACAAATGGCAAAGGGTATCAGTATTATAAAATGAAGGTGGAAGAATTCAGACGAGCCAAGCAATCTTCAACAGACAGTCATACTGTGCCAGATTTTAAGCGTAAGTTAGTCTCAGAGCCCAGTTCTGCAGTATCTCATCCCCCCACTTCCTCATCCACTACTAGTCCACCAACACAGCAGCAGTCCACAGACCAAGcagctgccaaaaagaaaagaaagagtcGGTGGGGGCCAGAGGAAGACAAGGTAGAGCTGCCTCCTGTTACTGTAATTAATGAGCCCCCAAATACCAGTCTTTTAACAG CCCAGGATCTGAAAGGCTTGGGTTATGAAAATGGAAAGCCAGTGGGATTGGTTGGAGTCACTGAATTATCAGATGCCCAAAAGAAACAGTTGAAAGAACAGCAGGAG ATGCAGCAAATGTATGACTTGATCATGAAACACAAGCAGGCCATGCAGGATGTGCAGCTCATGTGGGAAAAGGCTGTGAAACAACATCAGCATGAATATGACAGCGATGAAGAAGTTGACAATGACCTGGGGACCTGGGAACACCAGTTGAGACAAATGGAAATGGACAAAACCAGAG AATGGGCAGAACAGCTGACTGAAATGGGTCGAGGGAAGCATTTTATTGGGGATTTCTTGCCTCCAGATGAACTAGAGAAATTTATGGAAACATTCAAGGCTCTTAAG GAGGGTCGCGAACCTGACTACTCAGAATACAAAGAATTTAAGTTGACGGTGGAGAACATAGGTTACCAAATGCTTATGAAGATGGGTTGGAAAGAAGGAGACGGTTTGGGATCTGAGGGCCAAGGAATTAAGAATCCAGTTAACAA AGGTTCAACAACCGTTGATGGGGCTGGGTTTGGCATAGATCGTCCAGCAAAATTATCAAAAAATGATGATGAGTATGAAGCTTTTCGGAAAAGGATGATGCTGGCATATCGCTTCCGACCAAATCCACTG aATAACCCAAGACGTCCATACTACTAG